The Bacillus xiapuensis genome window below encodes:
- a CDS encoding energy-coupling factor transporter transmembrane component T family protein, with protein sequence MMNKMILGRYLPLDSIVHRLDPRAKLLFIFAFVAVVFLANNVWTYGILVLFTIAAVWLAKVNIRFLAASLKPVLWLIIFTFLLHIFLTKEGDLLWKAGFIGIYEGGLRQGAFISLRFLLLIFVTSLLTLTTSPISITDGLESLLHPLKKIKLPVHELALMMSISLRFIPTLMDETEKIMKAQQARGADFTSGPIKERVKAIVPLLIPLFVSAFKRADELAVAMEARGYRGGEGRTKYRLLHWKWQDTAAMLVLVLLAALLWYLRS encoded by the coding sequence GTGATGAATAAGATGATCCTGGGGCGGTATTTGCCGCTTGATTCTATCGTTCACCGCTTAGATCCCCGAGCTAAGCTTCTGTTTATCTTTGCTTTTGTCGCTGTCGTGTTTCTCGCTAACAATGTGTGGACCTATGGGATTTTGGTGTTATTTACAATAGCGGCCGTTTGGCTGGCGAAGGTCAATATCCGCTTTTTAGCCGCTAGTCTTAAGCCTGTGCTCTGGCTGATTATCTTCACGTTTCTTCTCCACATCTTTTTAACAAAAGAGGGCGATTTGCTGTGGAAGGCCGGATTTATAGGAATTTATGAAGGCGGTTTAAGGCAAGGGGCTTTTATTTCCCTTCGGTTTCTGCTGTTGATCTTTGTGACGTCGCTATTGACATTGACGACCTCCCCGATCTCGATTACGGACGGTCTTGAAAGCCTGCTGCACCCGCTGAAGAAGATCAAGCTGCCGGTTCATGAGCTGGCATTAATGATGTCGATTTCCTTGCGTTTCATTCCGACCTTAATGGATGAGACGGAGAAGATTATGAAGGCGCAGCAGGCCCGCGGAGCAGACTTCACAAGCGGTCCAATAAAGGAAAGGGTTAAAGCAATTGTGCCGCTGCTCATTCCGCTGTTCGTCAGCGCTTTTAAGCGGGCTGACGAACTGGCGGTCGCCATGGAAGCGCGCGGATACCGCGGCGGAGAAGGCCGGACGAAGTACCGTCTGCTGCATTGGAAGTGGCAAGATACCGCAGCGATGCTCGTTTTGGTGCTGCTTGCGGCGCTGCTTTGGTATCTAAGAAGTTAG
- the truA gene encoding tRNA pseudouridine(38-40) synthase TruA — protein sequence MRVKCKVAYDGALFSGYQIQPSGRTVQEELEKALQKLHKGETVKVTASGRTDAGVHAVGQVIHFDTALSIPMERWPAAMNSLLPSDIAIMEAEKAPASFHARYSASGKEYRYKVYQEKQRNPFKRAYAHHFPFELDLQAMEQAAAHLMGTHDFTSFCSAKTEVQDKVRQVRDIIIQQNGTEIELRFVGNGFLYNMVRIMTGTLLEAGRGKIPPGAVKDILAARDRALAGKTAPAEGLYLWRVFYGN from the coding sequence ATTCGCGTAAAATGCAAGGTAGCCTACGACGGAGCCTTGTTTTCTGGCTACCAGATCCAGCCGAGCGGCCGAACCGTTCAAGAGGAACTGGAGAAGGCTTTGCAAAAGCTTCACAAAGGCGAGACAGTGAAGGTGACGGCTTCCGGGCGGACAGATGCGGGCGTTCATGCGGTTGGCCAAGTGATTCATTTTGATACCGCACTGTCGATTCCGATGGAGCGCTGGCCGGCTGCCATGAACAGCTTGCTCCCGAGCGATATCGCTATTATGGAAGCGGAGAAGGCGCCCGCTTCATTTCATGCCCGCTACTCGGCATCCGGCAAGGAATACCGCTATAAGGTCTATCAGGAGAAACAGCGGAACCCTTTTAAGCGCGCTTATGCCCATCACTTCCCTTTTGAGCTTGATTTGCAGGCGATGGAGCAGGCGGCTGCTCATTTGATGGGAACTCATGATTTTACTAGTTTCTGCTCAGCCAAAACAGAAGTGCAGGATAAGGTAAGACAAGTAAGAGACATCATCATTCAGCAGAATGGTACGGAAATAGAACTAAGATTTGTAGGAAACGGATTTCTATACAATATGGTCCGCATTATGACGGGAACGCTGCTGGAGGCAGGCAGGGGAAAAATACCCCCCGGCGCGGTCAAAGATATTTTAGCCGCTAGAGACCGGGCGCTGGCAGGAAAAACCGCTCCGGCAGAAGGCTTGTATCTTTGGCGCGTGTTCTATGGCAACTAA
- the rplM gene encoding 50S ribosomal protein L13: MRTTYMAKASEIERKWYVVDAAGKTLGRLATEVASILRGKHKPTFTPHVDTGDHVIIINAEKIELTGKKLTDKIYYRHSMYPGGLKTRTALEMRTKYPERMLELAIKGMLPKGSLGRQMAKKLHVYAGPEHKHEAQKPEVYELRG; this comes from the coding sequence ATGCGTACGACTTATATGGCTAAAGCAAGCGAAATCGAGCGTAAATGGTACGTTGTAGATGCTGCCGGCAAAACATTAGGCCGTCTGGCTACTGAAGTAGCGTCTATTTTACGCGGTAAACATAAACCAACATTTACACCACATGTTGATACTGGCGATCACGTGATCATCATCAACGCGGAGAAAATCGAATTAACAGGTAAGAAACTGACTGACAAAATCTACTACCGTCACAGCATGTACCCAGGCGGTTTAAAAACTCGCACAGCGCTTGAAATGCGCACAAAGTATCCTGAAAGAATGCTTGAGCTTGCTATCAAAGGCATGCTTCCAAAAGGTTCTTTAGGCCGTCAAATGGCGAAAAAATTACATGTATATGCTGGACCAGAGCATAAACACGAAGCACAAAAACCTGAAGTTTACGAACTTCGCGGATAA
- the rpsI gene encoding 30S ribosomal protein S9, whose protein sequence is MAQVQYIGTGRRKSSVARVRLVPGDGKIVINGRDVTDYIPFEALRTVIKQPLVATETANSYDVHVNVKGGGYTGQAGAIRHGIARALLQADPEFRPTLKRAGYLTRDARMKERKKYGLKGARRAPQFSKR, encoded by the coding sequence TTGGCACAAGTTCAATATATTGGAACAGGTCGCCGCAAGAGCTCAGTCGCTCGCGTGCGCTTAGTACCTGGAGATGGAAAAATCGTCATCAACGGACGCGACGTAACAGACTATATCCCATTCGAAGCTTTACGCACAGTGATCAAGCAGCCATTAGTTGCTACTGAAACAGCCAACAGCTACGATGTGCATGTAAACGTAAAAGGAGGCGGCTACACAGGTCAAGCTGGAGCAATCCGCCACGGCATCGCCCGCGCCTTACTTCAAGCGGACCCTGAATTCCGCCCAACACTTAAACGCGCTGGTTACTTAACTCGCGACGCCCGCATGAAAGAACGTAAGAAATACGGTCTTAAAGGCGCTCGTCGTGCACCTCAGTTCTCAAAACGTTAA
- a CDS encoding site-specific integrase — protein sequence MKGIDSMASIVKRGKSYRAQISLYKYGEHKKLTKTFPTKKEAKLWALEMELAKGEGKELAHRTTTFADFFENWIYLVKVNDVKETTFQNYVRTLGVIRNLFQDIQLKDLNDIVVQKKIDEYAKTHSRKTTHEVLLKIKTSLRDAYARGYIANDFARLVKTRGENPPKRNKALSITDFRKLRNYVLQHPEDEFNLLVLLALETGMRRGELLAIRPESLYEYGIKVRHSISPTSDDTSLKTQNAKRDVSINKEVYELIRKIPVKENGYIFSFGGFKQSEQLAELLKKLDIKKTTFHGLRDTHASFLFSQDIDIAYVSKRLGHINIQTTQNYYLELMPEKKHQQDADALNLLSAL from the coding sequence TTGAAAGGGATTGATAGCATGGCTAGTATTGTAAAAAGAGGAAAGTCATATCGAGCACAAATTTCTTTGTACAAATATGGAGAACATAAAAAACTAACTAAAACATTTCCGACTAAGAAGGAAGCAAAACTTTGGGCTTTAGAAATGGAATTAGCGAAAGGAGAAGGAAAAGAACTTGCTCACAGAACAACAACATTTGCGGACTTCTTCGAAAATTGGATATATCTTGTAAAGGTTAATGACGTTAAAGAAACGACATTTCAAAATTATGTTCGTACTTTAGGAGTTATTAGAAATTTATTTCAGGATATTCAATTAAAAGATTTAAATGATATTGTTGTTCAGAAAAAGATTGATGAGTATGCCAAGACACATTCACGAAAAACAACTCATGAGGTTCTTCTTAAAATTAAAACATCTTTACGTGATGCATATGCTCGTGGCTATATTGCAAATGATTTTGCTCGTTTAGTAAAAACACGTGGAGAGAATCCACCTAAACGTAATAAAGCATTATCTATCACTGATTTTAGAAAGCTTCGTAATTACGTTTTACAGCATCCAGAAGACGAATTTAACTTACTTGTATTACTTGCATTAGAAACGGGGATGAGACGTGGAGAACTGCTAGCAATACGCCCAGAGAGTCTTTATGAATACGGAATAAAAGTTAGACATTCAATCAGTCCTACTTCTGATGACACTTCGTTAAAGACACAAAATGCAAAACGTGATGTTTCTATTAACAAAGAAGTATATGAACTCATTCGTAAAATTCCTGTTAAAGAGAATGGTTATATTTTCAGCTTTGGCGGTTTTAAACAGTCGGAACAATTAGCGGAGTTATTGAAGAAATTAGATATTAAGAAAACAACGTTTCACGGTTTAAGAGACACTCATGCATCATTTTTATTTTCTCAAGACATAGATATTGCTTATGTATCAAAGCGATTAGGTCACATTAATATTCAAACCACACAGAATTATTATCTGGAATTAATGCCAGAAAAAAAGCACCAGCAAGATGCCGATGCTTTAAATCTGTTAAGTGCTTTATAA
- a CDS encoding MerR family transcriptional regulator, giving the protein MSTNMATKDYPYLLTREQASDFLGIDPKSFDKYIRPHEELDRFMIGKRERYTMKSLIHFIEKHSV; this is encoded by the coding sequence ATGAGCACAAACATGGCTACAAAGGATTATCCATATCTTTTAACAAGGGAACAAGCATCAGATTTTTTAGGTATAGACCCAAAGTCTTTTGATAAATATATTCGGCCACATGAAGAGCTAGATCGTTTCATGATTGGTAAGCGCGAACGCTACACAATGAAGTCTTTAATACACTTTATCGAAAAACACTCCGTTTAA
- a CDS encoding helicase HerA domain-containing protein — protein sequence MKKTYRMQRGFISFLFIGFFLILWFFFYKLYPLIVEQITIIQLPHIESNIFLIPVGMMVFTLFVNWSIRNKLWFGLFFSLHYYLMTKRIRRHIKDARFEDEREFDNRLVTLPKIKITFDDNRTRQSGKVFINNTIKFDKKLEDMRIDSALKGYVSERKYLSKDRDWYIYEFYSVDSHKQLKIKSASDLIEWSNKTADDYALRLDERATVPFHHMGLVGQTGSGKSFFIQMLVEQVLSKKVSHELFIIDPKRTDVYQMAKRTIGDERTGDKTNAIELIKQFHERMKIRQDELQDYFISNRNKTYRDAGLPALILLIDEFGALRESWKTLAKKERDEVDSILSDVAFMGRQLGCILWVATQQMNAQTMPTAIREQLVLKIALGDSDEQTYRTLFSSGVDIPPVQFTAGQGIYSYPGLASADKPRLLTVPYCCFLN from the coding sequence ATGAAGAAAACATATAGAATGCAACGTGGTTTTATTTCATTTTTATTCATTGGATTTTTTCTTATCTTATGGTTTTTCTTTTATAAACTGTATCCACTAATCGTTGAACAAATAACGATAATACAGCTTCCACATATCGAATCAAATATCTTCTTGATTCCTGTCGGTATGATGGTATTTACTTTGTTTGTTAATTGGTCAATTCGCAATAAACTGTGGTTTGGTCTATTTTTTTCTCTGCATTATTACTTGATGACTAAGCGAATAAGAAGACATATTAAAGACGCGAGATTTGAAGATGAACGGGAGTTTGACAATCGTTTAGTTACTTTACCAAAAATCAAGATAACATTTGATGATAATCGAACAAGACAGTCTGGAAAAGTTTTTATTAATAATACAATAAAGTTCGACAAGAAACTTGAAGATATGCGGATTGATTCAGCTTTAAAAGGTTACGTAAGCGAGCGCAAGTACTTATCAAAAGATCGCGACTGGTATATCTACGAATTTTATTCAGTTGATTCACATAAACAACTAAAGATTAAATCAGCAAGTGACTTGATTGAATGGTCAAATAAGACAGCAGACGATTACGCCCTACGTCTAGATGAGCGTGCAACAGTACCGTTTCATCATATGGGTTTAGTCGGCCAAACAGGTAGTGGTAAATCGTTTTTTATTCAAATGCTAGTTGAACAAGTATTATCAAAAAAGGTCAGTCATGAGTTATTCATAATTGATCCAAAGCGCACTGACGTTTACCAAATGGCTAAACGTACCATTGGTGATGAGCGAACTGGCGATAAAACAAATGCGATTGAATTGATTAAGCAATTTCATGAGCGTATGAAAATACGACAAGATGAATTACAAGACTATTTCATATCAAATCGTAACAAAACGTATAGGGATGCTGGTTTACCAGCTTTAATTTTACTCATAGATGAATTCGGGGCATTAAGAGAGTCATGGAAGACTTTAGCGAAAAAAGAACGTGATGAAGTCGATAGCATACTATCTGATGTTGCTTTCATGGGTCGTCAATTAGGGTGTATTCTGTGGGTCGCTACGCAACAAATGAACGCACAGACGATGCCAACAGCGATTAGAGAACAGCTCGTTTTGAAGATTGCTTTAGGTGATAGTGACGAGCAAACCTATAGAACTTTGTTTTCCTCTGGTGTGGATATACCGCCAGTTCAATTTACTGCTGGTCAAGGGATTTACAGTTATCCAGGGCTAGCAAGTGCAGACAAGCCACGGTTGTTGACCGTTCCTTACTGTTGCTTTTTGAATTGA
- the radC gene encoding RadC family protein yields the protein METIFEVVRIEQIIREADEGVNYSIRSPEDGAKIASRFIGRDDREVFFVMCLNTKNNVVAVHRCHVGSLNSSIVHPREVFKSAILNNAASVIVAHQHPSGDITPSMEDIKVTKRLVEAGKLLGIEVLDHLVVNNNNGFTSLKERGYI from the coding sequence ATGGAAACCATTTTTGAAGTAGTTCGCATTGAACAAATTATTCGAGAGGCAGATGAAGGAGTTAATTACAGTATTCGCAGTCCAGAAGATGGAGCAAAAATTGCATCTCGCTTTATTGGTCGTGATGATCGTGAAGTGTTTTTTGTTATGTGCTTAAATACGAAAAATAATGTTGTTGCAGTTCATCGATGTCATGTTGGTTCGTTAAATTCCTCGATCGTACATCCACGCGAGGTATTTAAATCAGCAATACTCAATAACGCTGCAAGTGTTATTGTTGCACATCAACATCCAAGTGGTGACATAACACCGTCGATGGAAGATATTAAGGTTACAAAGAGATTAGTCGAAGCTGGGAAGTTACTAGGCATCGAAGTACTTGATCATTTAGTAGTAAATAATAATAACGGTTTTACTAGCCTGAAAGAAAGAGGCTATATTTAA
- a CDS encoding site-specific DNA-methyltransferase gives MKTKINEAIKQVLRLFGEKYFIGEVLNKNKVIHDLDTYDKDLLEAFISNETLKSNFTIDIAGNIVMQTNKLIELFEADEYWQDSYTKYSKKIGLTAGGKFIDESTDVVLDFPYKDTVLKASMSKEDTDKNDLRPDEPFLNEVIAKEEIDVLLDKKVLVNAKKYDEDGEHEVDSFSEDDNLVMKGNNLLALHTIKECYRNKVKLVYLDPPYYFLNNTDDTFAYNSDFKLSTWLVFMKNRIELTLDLLKEDGYLVIQMNDYGVFHLKVLLDEIFHNNTAGGFVNHISVKMSDLSGPKMAHVNKKIPKIKEHLLIYAKNYDHCFLNPLRESSTWDAAIDAKRYTSFVDMKGKENPAEWEYTTVRKKLQSLGMEYGSKEAYKFLMDNADKVFRTAANPALTKLSKENKFNRNIFTPVTTSTGLKKYVYKDEEVIFASSKIEEIDGIKTPTESISDIWLNIALNDLSNEGGGVELDNGKKPEALLKRIIEATTNEGDIVLDYFMGTATTQATSLKLKRKFIGIEQMDYILDKSVQRLINTIGAEKRGISKDVNWQGGGSFVYVELMEKNRGFLKSIRDAKTQTELHKVFDFMLKEAEIDFRVDLEGVKDSLHELPFEDQKKTLIKIIDKNQLYYNYSEIDDKNVRDLISDSDYAFNKNFYDEGGK, from the coding sequence ATGAAAACTAAAATTAATGAAGCGATTAAACAGGTTTTACGGCTATTTGGTGAAAAGTATTTTATAGGAGAAGTACTAAATAAAAATAAAGTCATTCATGATTTAGATACATATGATAAAGATTTGCTTGAAGCATTCATTTCGAATGAAACATTAAAGAGTAATTTTACAATTGATATTGCAGGGAATATCGTCATGCAAACAAATAAACTCATTGAACTATTTGAAGCAGACGAATACTGGCAAGATTCGTATACAAAATACTCAAAGAAAATTGGTTTAACAGCTGGAGGGAAATTTATTGATGAGTCAACTGATGTTGTATTGGATTTTCCCTATAAAGATACAGTATTAAAAGCAAGCATGAGTAAAGAAGATACAGATAAAAATGACTTACGCCCAGATGAGCCATTTTTAAACGAAGTGATTGCAAAAGAAGAAATTGATGTTCTATTAGATAAAAAGGTTTTAGTCAATGCAAAAAAGTATGATGAAGATGGCGAACATGAGGTAGACAGTTTTAGTGAAGATGACAATTTGGTAATGAAAGGAAACAACTTACTAGCTTTACACACAATAAAAGAATGTTATAGGAATAAAGTAAAGTTGGTTTATTTAGATCCTCCTTATTATTTTTTAAATAACACAGATGATACCTTTGCCTATAATTCCGATTTTAAGCTATCTACTTGGCTAGTATTTATGAAAAACAGAATTGAATTGACTCTTGATTTACTAAAAGAAGATGGATATTTAGTGATACAAATGAATGACTATGGTGTTTTTCATTTGAAGGTATTATTAGACGAAATTTTCCATAACAACACTGCAGGTGGATTTGTCAACCATATTTCCGTTAAAATGAGTGATTTAAGTGGTCCAAAAATGGCGCATGTTAATAAGAAAATTCCGAAAATTAAAGAGCATCTATTAATATATGCCAAAAATTATGATCATTGCTTCTTAAATCCTTTAAGAGAATCCAGCACTTGGGATGCGGCAATTGATGCTAAGAGATACACTTCATTTGTAGATATGAAGGGTAAAGAGAATCCAGCAGAATGGGAATATACTACAGTAAGAAAAAAATTACAAAGTTTAGGAATGGAATATGGTTCGAAAGAAGCCTACAAATTTTTGATGGATAATGCTGATAAGGTCTTTAGAACTGCTGCAAATCCAGCATTAACGAAACTATCTAAAGAGAATAAATTTAATAGAAATATTTTTACGCCAGTAACTACTTCTACTGGTTTAAAAAAATATGTATATAAAGATGAAGAAGTTATTTTTGCTTCATCAAAAATTGAAGAAATCGACGGAATAAAAACCCCTACTGAATCTATAAGTGATATCTGGTTAAATATTGCTTTAAATGATCTATCTAATGAAGGTGGAGGCGTTGAATTAGATAATGGTAAGAAACCAGAAGCTTTATTGAAAAGGATTATAGAAGCAACAACTAACGAAGGTGATATAGTACTCGATTATTTTATGGGAACTGCCACAACACAAGCTACTTCATTAAAACTCAAGCGGAAATTCATAGGTATTGAACAAATGGATTATATACTCGATAAAAGTGTACAAAGGTTAATAAATACCATTGGAGCTGAAAAAAGAGGTATCTCTAAAGATGTAAATTGGCAAGGTGGAGGAAGTTTTGTTTATGTTGAATTAATGGAGAAAAATCGTGGATTCTTAAAATCCATTCGTGATGCAAAAACGCAAACAGAACTTCATAAAGTATTTGATTTCATGTTAAAAGAAGCGGAAATTGACTTTCGTGTTGATTTAGAAGGGGTTAAGGATTCGTTACATGAATTACCATTCGAGGACCAAAAGAAAACACTTATTAAAATCATCGATAAAAACCAACTTTACTACAATTATTCTGAGATTGACGACAAAAATGTACGTGATTTAATATCTGATAGTGATTATGCATTTAATAAAAATTTCTATGATGAAGGTGGTAAATAA
- a CDS encoding DEAD/DEAH box helicase family protein, protein MAKKKKQLPLPLYDEVRELNESLFNEVGSWETPEYIKQNMVHTFRYYQDAALRFFHYSQVANEFRFRNVNHVLFNMATGSGKTDLMAGLILYLYQEHGYQNFLFLVNTNGVLNKTIDNLTNKASNKYLYKPQIEIEGERIEIKQVQSFPKNQSKNTIYLKLATVQRVAADIYTQKENAMGKEDYARNKVVILGDEAHHYSASTKSEKEAEQSWEKAISTILNANEDNRLLEFTATIDLENKNVYEKYKDKVLYRYALDRFIQDKYSKNVKRIQSSNTDVDNMMNVVLLSEYRRRYALEEHGTYIKPVIMFKSQRIDASNAAHEQFNELIDTLTVESLKAFLNRQAQITSEDDSETLALAHNYYREREDDLSELVREIKRELAPSRIINANDTSQSGILEKGHYEALNSLESPMNLYRVIFAVARLTEGWDVLNLFDIVRLSDDPKVKGTKTTTMSEAQLIGRGARYYPFLLDGERSYTRRFNDDSKDSLILETIHYHTINEPQYLKNLVSALDEMNLPTGEDKKNPLIDVKVKPTFKGTDVWKYGKIYYNETIEVTDNYYDSLEKYGIDTKNDVVIPYISALKEVGYKDTKVQEDYTNAYNVAVTFDKRYLNKIMNRLSFYHFSNLKKYIPLLNSREEFLEEKWLNIYNRTIYITIPQTMDSSVLTATEKLNILERYFSNVAKQIKSGYSKQRGTGKFIGYPIKEYIANYRKRVPNYDTGKTFMQDSPQTVDRYEIKEDYFVYDSAIINLTEKQLIDRIAERVAELKEEYSNVYLIRMDENMHRESAKNNKLKLHQFGSGHDEVNLAGFQPDFILYLQNSDYFIQIFIEPKGRNMEEEQWKEDLLMYINEHEAEIFFEDETENVRIKGVKFYTMNDGRNTIKQIGEIALGKDFKGLSVQEL, encoded by the coding sequence GTGGCAAAGAAAAAGAAACAATTACCATTACCTTTATACGACGAAGTAAGAGAATTAAATGAAAGTTTATTTAATGAAGTAGGCTCATGGGAAACACCTGAATACATTAAACAGAACATGGTACATACGTTTAGGTATTATCAAGATGCAGCTTTACGCTTTTTTCATTATTCACAAGTAGCAAATGAGTTTCGTTTTAGGAATGTGAATCATGTATTATTCAACATGGCAACAGGAAGTGGAAAAACAGACTTAATGGCAGGGCTTATTTTATACCTCTATCAAGAACATGGTTACCAAAACTTCTTATTCCTAGTAAATACAAATGGTGTATTAAATAAAACGATTGATAATCTGACAAATAAGGCATCGAACAAGTACTTATATAAACCACAAATTGAAATAGAGGGGGAACGAATAGAAATTAAGCAAGTTCAATCTTTCCCCAAAAATCAAAGTAAGAATACAATCTATTTAAAGTTGGCAACTGTCCAACGTGTTGCTGCTGATATTTATACCCAAAAAGAAAATGCAATGGGTAAAGAAGATTATGCAAGGAATAAAGTCGTTATATTAGGAGATGAAGCACACCATTACTCCGCTTCTACCAAGTCGGAAAAAGAAGCGGAACAATCATGGGAAAAGGCAATTTCGACAATTTTAAATGCAAATGAAGACAATCGCTTACTTGAATTTACCGCTACAATTGACCTCGAGAATAAGAATGTTTATGAAAAATACAAGGATAAAGTGTTGTATCGCTATGCACTCGACCGTTTCATCCAAGATAAATATTCTAAGAATGTAAAGAGAATTCAGTCGAGTAATACAGACGTGGACAACATGATGAATGTAGTCTTATTAAGTGAATATAGAAGAAGATATGCACTTGAAGAGCATGGTACGTATATAAAGCCTGTTATTATGTTTAAATCACAGCGAATTGATGCTTCTAATGCAGCCCACGAACAATTTAATGAGTTAATTGATACATTGACCGTTGAATCTCTAAAAGCGTTTCTTAATAGGCAAGCACAAATCACTTCTGAAGATGATAGTGAAACATTGGCATTGGCACATAATTATTATCGCGAACGTGAGGACGATTTAAGTGAATTAGTCAGAGAGATAAAACGGGAACTTGCTCCAAGTCGGATTATTAATGCCAATGACACGAGTCAATCCGGTATCTTAGAAAAAGGTCACTATGAAGCTTTAAATAGCTTAGAAAGTCCAATGAATTTATATCGTGTCATTTTTGCGGTTGCTAGACTTACAGAGGGATGGGATGTATTAAACCTTTTTGACATTGTTCGTTTAAGTGATGACCCGAAAGTAAAAGGAACGAAAACAACGACTATGTCAGAAGCACAATTAATTGGACGTGGTGCAAGGTATTACCCATTTTTACTAGATGGTGAACGTTCATATACACGCAGGTTTAATGATGATAGTAAAGATAGCTTGATTTTAGAGACGATTCACTATCATACGATCAATGAACCTCAATACTTGAAGAACTTAGTAAGTGCTTTAGACGAAATGAATTTACCGACTGGTGAAGATAAAAAGAATCCGTTAATTGACGTAAAGGTGAAGCCTACTTTCAAAGGGACAGACGTATGGAAATATGGAAAAATTTATTACAATGAAACCATTGAAGTAACGGATAACTACTACGATTCATTAGAGAAATATGGTATTGATACAAAAAACGATGTTGTCATTCCATATATATCTGCATTAAAAGAAGTAGGCTATAAAGATACTAAAGTGCAAGAAGACTATACAAATGCTTATAACGTCGCTGTTACATTTGATAAGCGTTACCTCAATAAAATAATGAATCGATTGTCGTTCTATCATTTCTCTAATTTGAAAAAGTATATTCCACTATTAAATTCGAGAGAGGAATTTTTAGAAGAAAAATGGTTAAATATTTATAATCGAACGATCTATATTACGATTCCACAAACAATGGATAGTAGTGTACTAACGGCTACTGAAAAGTTAAACATTCTAGAGCGTTACTTTTCAAATGTCGCAAAACAAATAAAATCAGGTTACAGTAAACAACGTGGAACTGGTAAATTTATCGGTTATCCAATTAAAGAGTATATTGCGAACTATCGAAAACGTGTACCAAATTATGACACAGGTAAAACATTTATGCAGGATAGTCCGCAAACAGTGGACCGTTACGAAATAAAAGAAGATTACTTTGTGTATGATTCCGCAATTATTAACTTAACCGAAAAGCAATTAATCGATCGAATCGCAGAAAGAGTTGCAGAGTTAAAAGAGGAATATTCTAATGTATATTTAATACGTATGGATGAAAATATGCATCGTGAGTCTGCAAAAAATAATAAATTAAAATTGCATCAGTTTGGTAGTGGACATGATGAAGTGAATTTGGCAGGATTCCAACCCGACTTTATTCTTTACCTACAAAACAGTGATTATTTCATTCAGATATTTATTGAGCCAAAAGGACGAAATATGGAAGAAGAACAGTGGAAAGAAGATTTACTCATGTACATAAATGAACATGAAGCTGAAATATTTTTTGAAGATGAAACCGAAAATGTAAGAATCAAAGGTGTCAAATTCTATACAATGAACGATGGAAGAAATACAATAAAACAAATAGGTGAAATAGCCTTAGGTAAAGATTTTAAAGGTTTAAGCGTACAAGAACTTTGA